The Bicyclus anynana chromosome Z, ilBicAnyn1.1, whole genome shotgun sequence genome window below encodes:
- the LOC112048479 gene encoding uncharacterized protein LOC112048479, translated as MKNAGDGKSTRKPYEEIGAMFNGNEVKIRIPKSTSKPPKLSPSQLKLQNLCTCDDDRLVCSETCGFPGEDDGAPANRMNFQIPDDICEALTNRTPLNSELIYSKAEAHDTLCATCNVTPENAPKGVQAQKVLHPDKDVFLLKIGKQTDEPNRTGNIEIITVPDIHELNARLELTGSEHRRRKNVRRTKRRMVDNIMADDRRRGAHSFGANLPRCMPCKVCRAVCPKKRKGRNPKCCM; from the exons ATGAAAAACGCCGGCGATGGAAAATCTACAAGGAAACCTTATGAAGAGATTGGTGCCATGTTTAATGGAAATGAG GTTAAAATAAGAATACCAAAAAGCACTTCTAAGCCTCCAAAGTTGTCTCCATCTCAACTTAAGCTACAAAATCTATGTACTTGTGATGATGACCGTTTAGTCTGCTCAGAGACCTGTGGGTTCCCAGGTGAAGATGATGGTGCACCGGCTAATAGAATGAACTTTCAG aTTCCCGACGACATTTGCGAGGCTCTCACAAATAGGACCCCTCTCAATTCGGAATTAATTTATAGCAAAGCAGAGGCTCATGATACGCTATGTGCAACGTGCAACGTCACCCCTGAGAATGCTCCTAAGGGTGTACAGGCGCAAAAGGTGCTTCATCCGGACAAAGATGTGTTTTTACTGAAGATTGGAAAACAAACCGATGAGCCTAATCGCACGGGAAATATTGAG ATTATTACCGTTCCCGATATACACGAATTGAACGCCCGCCTCGAATTAACGGGCAGCGAACACAGGAGACGAAAAAATGTCCGACGAACGAAGAGGCGGATGGTAGACAATATAATGGCGGACGACCGACGGCGGGGCGCTCATAGCTTCGGCGCG AACTTGCCGCGTTGCATGCCATGTAAGGTTTGTCGTGCTGTCTGCCCAAAAAAGCGAAAGGGAAGAAACCCTAAATGCTGCATGTGA